The following nucleotide sequence is from Euleptes europaea isolate rEulEur1 chromosome 3, rEulEur1.hap1, whole genome shotgun sequence.
CTGGGCACTTAGATAAGTGGAAGCacaatttattcattttaaaaatacaagaaataaaacaaaccagCAATCTAAAACGACCTGTTCTTGGGGTTTATAATCCCTAATTGCTCCCATTTTTCAACAGAGCACAGAATGCCTAAACTCTTTCTTCAGGGTTTTCAACCTATTGTTCATTTTTGGTTCAGAAAACAAACATGTGACCAAAATTCCCTTCTTCTTAGAGGCTAATCAGACAGAACTCAACGATGTTTGGAAAGGGGTATCtgggaaaaaatattttcagaGCTTTTCTTTGGTCTCCCATTAATATGCTCCACACTGCCTTCTTGGAAAACAAATGGTATTGAGTTGCTGTTAAGAGATGCCACCATTTTGATATTCTGCTCCAATGAGAAATAATGTGCCCTTTAGTCCCTAGGTTACTTCACATTAAAACTatccattttctttttaacatttatttttgcTAAAGGCTTTGGCCCCAGTCCAGCTTTAGTTGCTGACAGAAAATTGTATGTAACAACTATGAACCCATATGGGGGATGCACATCTAGCTCATTCATTGAGGCCACGAGAGGAAGGTCCATTCCATTGCATATTTGCATCAGCCACACATGTGTAGATCTCTTTTGTTGGACTGAAGCATTTCTCATttcaaagattaaaaaaaaacattctcccATTTCTTGTATCGGTAAAGCACAGGGGGGAAATATGTTTCCCTTTCAAGTGGAGGAAATAAGTTATGATAATAATAAACATAATGTACAccttttcaagtactgacccCCACCCAGGGCCAGTTAAATCAGTTAACTCATCTATAACTGCATCCAGGGACAATGCAGTGTGTTAAATGTTTCATAGATTCCACCAACGATGAAGTGAATCGAGTTATTAAATACGACAGCTAGTCAAACAGAAAACCAGGAGTCACAGATGTATAAAAAGAGACACTCTGGTGCCTAATGAATGAGAGCACCTGTGAAGACAGAGCTAGAATAGAAGAACGGTAGTGTGCTGTTGTTAATGATACTTTACGATCAAGGACTCCAATTCATACATACAGTACAGACATTGCCAGGCTCATTCGGTAATTAAACAGCACGCCAACAAGAAATGCTCTCTGCAAGACATCTTAGGGAAATTGTTTGAACAGAACACCCACAATACTCTGGACGCTCCAATATTTTTAAGACTCGCCCCCAACAAATACATTGTCACAAGAAAGCCTCCCCACGTCTCTTGAAAAAAGAAACAGCTGCTTTATTTCACACACTTATAAATAACAGCAGGAAGAATTTGGCAGGTTAATATGAAAGATTCCTTTGGGCTCGTAGGTCTTTATATCAGCATCACAGCTGTGATCAGCCTTCCAATCTTAACAGGCACAAGTTTTCAGGAAAATTGCCCTTTTTTTATAACCATTGCCACTGGCTTGTGGTTATTCAAATCTTATCCAGCAACTGTCTATGACCCACACAAGGGCTGCTGTCCCCATTGATTTGAACCAAGGGGACAGCTTCACACAAGTACCCATTTGTGCACACGACAGCCAGGAGCTTTGTTTATGTTCAATACATATTCAATTATAACTACAACAAGCCAACCTGTTCTAAAACAAACATGTTTATATGTCCCATATTttacttatttagatatttatatgcccctttcctccccagtggggcccTAAGCATCTTAAAACTTCATTCtctccatggtagagtagggattcaaatctgggtctcccacatcctagcccaacactcttaacAATTATACAGGTAGCAGACCACTCTTTCCTTCTCAAACAGGACAGCTCCAGAGAACCGTGTTGCTATTCTTTCTTTGAGAATATTCCTGCAGAGAAAAACACTGCAAATGGACCCCTATACTCCACTGTCCGTTAATTCTTTCTGTTGCAAAGGAGAAGGCATGTACTTCCACACTGCACATATGTGCAACAAAAGCTTTTTGTGTAGTACAAACTGTGCCTATGCACAAGCAGAATTCAGAAATCATGCACAGTGTTACAAGATACACTCTTcacactctaactgttaggaaaggACATTATGAATTTGGTCAGGAAGCTAAATGCGTATCACACACTAACTGGCGTATGCAACTGATAGGCAGATgcaccccactcctacacatgaagaatgTTAGCAGCCAGGTGAACATATAAACCAGTTGGTAACCTCTCTAGAGCACTCTTCTGTTTGAAATTTTTGACATACGGGAATGTGTGAAACCCGAAATGAGGTCAGTGGGAATATGAGGCACTCCCAAACCAAACTCCAAACCCATTGAAATGTAAGAAACCAAgaattttttaaccaaaattatAATGCCTGAACTAATGGTTTAATCACATTTTGTTAAAAGTATATTTGAAAATCTTTTCACAGCGTTCCTGAATTCTCATCTCTGTTTACATACAAAAGTCAACAACTTTGCTTAGTCCTGACAAAATACCTCTGCCAGTGTGATATATTGGCAAGACGATATcaaaaaagagagggaggcacTGTCATGTAGGTGAAGAGATTAAAAGGAGACAGATACATAATTCTAGGGCCAAGGCCTCCTTGACTCTGCGTGTCAAACCAGAATGTAAGCAACTTTTAATATATAAAGGCAGGTAGCTTAAAGCTCTGTGAAGAtagttttttaaacaaacaaactcactttctccaacttcaaaaataattaatattttaaGAAAGATGCCTTCTGTTCCAGTTGAACAATACAGCACTGGTCCTTCCTTAACAGAAGTAGATGCATTCTGACAGTTGCCCTAAATTTAAAGTACAGAATTTTTCAGGAAATCAAGCTGGCTTTCACAATTCAGAACACTATATCAGTCACAAACATTTTCCTAAAGACATTccagaagcattttaaaaacgtTTAAAAAGAAAGTTTCAAGATTAAACAGATTATCAGAGAAAAAAATACACAATATGTGAGAAAGGTTTCAAATGTTTTAACTCCATGAACCTTTAAAAATGATATGAATTTTGCAACAGCAAATACACAAGTATATGAAGGTAGCTCAATAGTGCCACCTTGTGGAAATTTAGATTTTCCTAATCATGATGTTCCTCCTTGCTGTTTTAAGCAATACCCTCTTTTATGGAAGTGTGTATCTGTATGTCATTCACTGTCAGTCTTAAAATGGACCATCTAGAATAGTTCTGCTCCCAAATAAGCAAGCATATCATACTATACTAACATCAGCttaaagaactggaaatgaaTTCAGATGtgaaaacagcaagaaaaaaaaacaatgctCAGTGTAAGGGGCCATACGTGGCTACAAGAACAGCCCTTAACCCACCCTTTAGTTACTCATGGAAGCAGAAAACAGCGAAATGCAATGTGGTGTAAttttagaatgttggactagggtctCAAAAACCTGAGTTTAAATCCACTCTGCGCTAGAAAGCGCACttggtgaccttgaaccagttgCTGTCTCCCAGCCAAAACCtactcacagagttgttgggGAGGAAACAAAACAGACCAGAGAGAGCCATGCATATCACTAGTTCCTtgcaggaaggatgggataaaaatgtactagagaCAAAGAGAAATCTAATTTCATCTCCAAACAAAAAcccatttaaaaaacccttaaaattgaTCCATTCTAGATGAGCTAATTAGACACTGTGCAGTAATGACTCTAGAATGCCCCCCCCCTTGTGCAACAAATTCCACTCACTTTGTGGTGAAATTTCATTGGATCACAAAACCATGGCCAGAAGTGAGTTGAACTACTCAGGCTGCAATTCTAAGGGGTTTTTTCCTGgatgtaagtcccactgaatattCCAAGACTTAGTTCCAAGTGGACCAGCTTAGAACAGACATTTCACTGACATCAGTATCATTTATGTAATATCCACATCATAGTCAAAATTGACATACATCAGAAGGGGCAGAAACTTGCCACAAAATGGGCGTTTCAGTGGCTAATAGGGTGTTGCTTCCAGTCAGGAAACACCTTCAAGCATAATGTTTGAGCAGACCAAGGCAACAGTTTCGGCCATTTCACGTTGAGCTCATAACAAACAACAAATTCAAATAGATTTGTCTTCCTTTCTAGGCTGCATACTACGCAAGGATTTCCAATAGCATTTTCTGATTTAAAATCATACATAAAAAACAGAGGAATGTGTGGATAAAATAAAGCTGTAGTTAAAGTTTCCCACAGCAGATTATTTTCTCTGAAAAGGTTCTTGTTCCTTTAATGGCCAGGAAATGTCAGGCAGGACATCAGCAGATGCTGTTCTTCCTGGCCAGGGGATGCATGAAGGAGAAAGGTTTGCCTGCTCATCATACAACTGTATAACGACACAATGTCcagccttagactgaatcagggtattattattagtttttaatCTCACTTGCTAGTAAACAATTTTAAAGGTTGAGGAAATAAGGTTGAGGAATTCAGGGTGAATCCAGGATGAGAATCTATGGATTTCCTTGTTCTGACTAAAttaagggagggaggggctttcCAGAAAGGTGACAGAAGCAGATTGCATCTAGACAGGGTGGACAAAAGAGCTGGCAGGGTGGAGTCTTCCCTCATGCCTGGAGCAGGATGGTAGGCTAGGAGACATTCAGGGAAGGTCGCAAAAGCTCGCCTGGTGGCTTCATACGTTTTGCACTCAGGATGACTTGCATTTGCTGATGAAGTTACCTTGATAGGCCATGGTGTGGCAACTGGTAGGCAGGAATTGGTGTGTAGATGGTTTCAGATTTACCCCCTGGCACCTCCAGGGAAGAGttcttctagagcagtggttcccaacctttttttgaccagggaccactaggacttttttgtttggtgcagggaccccaaggttcaaaataaaaattctgagaatttgaaaataaactttaatcataactgttagttaaacattaaacttagaatgatatttgaatatatatatttataatagagaacttttaattgaaaatattaattcattatgggtttataactttgttataactttgtttcgcggaccttaatttagttctcgcggacccctgggggtccacgaacccccagttgggaaccagtgttctagtattGGGCCAGCTACTTTGGGAACCCTGTTTTTCTGTGCTGGCTCCTGCAAACGATTGCTACTCTGCCAGACAAAACTGCAGTCTCATCCTCTCCACTTATACAGAGGCTGCcaactccccttttctttctctgggaCTTTGGGATAAAGCTAATTCTCCAAATAAGGAAAGTGAGGTGATTCTACTGTCCTGGACCCTACTTCAAACAAGCATATACTCCTGTATTTTCAGGTCAGAGTATCTGAGAAGCCAGTATTTACTATGGAGATGCATACTGAGTATCAAGTATGTGAGTGGTGTAATTGTTAAGGGTGTTGGTCGAAGATTGGGGAGACTACCAGTCAAAACCCTACTTAGGGACGGAGCACACCAtatgatcttaggccagtcacgcATTTAGCCTAAATTGTgaggaaaagaggggaggaaggaagtatttcctttcatacaTGAATGACATATTTACTCAAATTGtctgaagggtctgattcagtataaggcggcttcatgtgttcaatcatgTGACTTTCATCTGATGTTTTCCTGTGGCTAACATTTCTTATGAATGCATTCTCATGTCACTGTATCAGAGACTTAACCCATCCTGGAGAACTTTAGCTCTCAGTGGACCTCCAGGAAGTGATAAAATCTCAGATCTttaacatgcacacacaacaTTTTCACCaagagaacaaaacaaacaatgcGTAAAAGTGACAGTGATGACAAAACCATATCAAAAACTAACCTATTGGCCTGATAAGCTACAATTCCTCTTTCCACCTCCTCTTGAGCACAGGTGGGCACatacacacagacatacacaagaCACCCCCCAGTTAGGACTTTGGTACCAAAATTAGTATGACTGAAAGAAATCTGGACTTTCCCTGATATCACATTTATTAATGTCTAGATGTTAACCTTATGAAATTAGTCCAACATCAGCAAACACAGCACATCAGATTTCACACATACCCTCCCAGTTATAAAACATCCAGCATGTTGTTTCCCTTGACAGGGTCTCTAAACCTGCAGCCTCTTTCCAGTGTCAGGGAAGTCCTAGAAATCTGGTCTTCTTGCAAGTACAAAATTACCACATAAACCTCTGGATTTCCTCATTATTTGGCCACTGAAATGCTTTGTTCAGGAAGAAATGAAATGTCACTGCATTTATCAAGAGATAAAAAGCAAACTCAAGGAGAAGTTTCAAAAGTGACGGCATGGGAATGTGCAACCTATACATAACATATGGCAAAATGAAGTAACGAAATTCTAGAAGTTTCTGGGGAACCGTGGCTGTAAGTAAACATACAAAATAGACCATTTTCCAAAAAACATTCTTTGACGTTAGCGTGTCTGTAAAACTCCAACCAGCGAATATATAGACTGGAACTAACACATACTTCACAAGTTCATGTCTTTGATAAAGTTTTCTCCATATGTAAAATGGGTAATGTCTGTTATCTGCAAGCAAATACTTATGAGCATACGTAAACTTCCAGACCAGGAATAATGAGATGATGGCAAGGATACTGTATTGCAACAAGTATCTCTTCACGGAACGAAGAAAACTGATGATTTTGCTCGGGGTCATTAagtgaggaaaggaaaaaaagagagtaaaAGAGAAGAAGTAGAAAATCTGAGGGAAATGCAGACAAGCTTCATGGCTGCTCCGGTCACCTACAACTATGCCACCATTGAGGAAAATGAAAGCAAAGAAGACAACACCCATGACAATGTACGGCCAAGTCAAAAGAATAAGAGTGGTTATGTTTTTAAGGGATGTGACATATTCAAGGAGGAACCTGAAGACCCTGATTAGTTCTGAAAATGATCCCTTTGGGGGTAAGCTCTTCTGCTCTTTGTTTTTCAGCAATTCCGCCTTCCAGGCTTCGCTCAGCTTATCTGCAACAACACTTCCGCCACAGAACACAGTCCATATGATGTTGGTCTGACGAAACATGAAGCCGCAAAATCCAAGCAGGGCTGAAGCTCTATGATTACCATAAAGGCACATTAAATAGGCAAAGAGAGTAAAAAACGTGGAGCCTGTGTCGGTATAATAAaggaaagtaaaaaaataaagaactGGAAATATCGCTAGTGTCAAAGTTGAGAGGACTCTCTGGAACCCAGAAGCAGcctagagagggagagagaaaatgagaGAGGAAAAGCAAGGTTAGGATTACTGCTTCAATTAAATATTGGAAAATGGGCAATGTAGGCGTTGGGGAATGCTGCCTGCCCCTGACTTATCCCAGTCGGGGCAAGGAGAGCAGCCAATGGCACTCTCCCTGTCCTGGGGAGCTGGGATTGGGAGATGGCCAGACCTCCATCAGCGGGTCATCCGCCACCCCTCATCACCATGGAGAAGAGCCCAGATGGGTTGAGGAGAGCAAACAGGGCCGCCCAGGCCCAAACACTGCTGCAGTGCCAGCCAATGACATAATCGGCTGGCAACTGGCCTCTTGGGCCCTCAAGAGGCCTCAGATGGCCAGACAAGCCCAGCAACAGTATCAGCAGCCACCCAGAAAGAGGCTCTCACCTGCCCGACATGAGATGCAGACTGGGAGACAAGGGCCCAGCCAGGTCGACGACATTAGGAAGGGGTAAGGGCCAGCAACCAGGATGGGGGGAAGCCAGGTTGGAGGAGGCAAGTTGCTCCCAGGAGGCCTCCAGGCAGACCCTATGGATAGAGGGCCAGGAAaggggttgggaaccctcaccTCTTATGGCTCCTATGGGGAAGGGATGTTGAGACTGGAGCCAGACTGGGTGGGAGTGGGATTCTGAAGACCTCTACAAAGCTATCTTCTCCACCTGGCTATAGGAGGAAGCAACTGACTGACCTCAGCCCAGTGAGAGAGAGCATGGAGCCAgtctggggaaggaagaggacctGAGTGCCAGaacccctctccttcccaattcTGAACCCAGTGAGCCAGATGCCCACTTTAATGGCAGGACTGTGGAAGGCAGGGAGGCCATCTCAGGAGGTGGGGAAGCCTCAGAGTACAAGGAACTTCTACTGCTCAAGCTCCACTGAACTGGAAAGGGAACTAATGAGCAAGTGTTTCTAATGACTTGTGGCCAAAGAACCCCATTCTTAGAATTCACCAATTCAACACACAATACTTATGACCAAACGATCCAGAAAGATGAAAGAGACTGTGGTCCTGAGTTTTTCTTTGGTCTGAAGAGACTAACGGTAAAGCAATCTAAGCCAGAATGTTAAATCTCCTGACTGCTGCAACAGTAATGATAGAAGTTTAACATCACAAGTACAGGTGCAATGTTACACTTCTGCGTCAGTCTCTGTTTAACCACGTGTGCAAAAGGCTTCCCTCAACTTTCAGAAAAACAGGAAGAAAGCAATATAATCCAGGATGCTAGGAAGATTCAAATGTTATTACAGATACAGAACAGAATGCAGTCTCCTCATAATATGAGGGGGCCATGTCAAATTTTGACATGTTAATGGTGCTACTGTGTACAGGAAAGATTCTATTTTAAGGATAATAACATTTGCACAGTACCTTTTTCTGGTGTATCCGGCAAAAAAGCAAATATAGTAAATAGAAATTCCCAACGCTGAAAAGGAGATTAATGAATCTCAGCATCCCAGTAGAGCAAAATATGGTTCCAGACCATCCAAAGAGCCAGGCTGCAGGTTTCACGACTCCAGTGGACACCAAATATAAGCCAGGCAGTGTAGTAATCATAGGGTCCCactattaaaaaaatgaaaaaacgaCAATGAATTTAAAAGGCACAATGTACTAGCCTttaattatacacacacatatttaaccattagaaaaacaaaacagaatgctAAATCAATACATTCTGAGAACCCCACACTTCCTTTCACCATTCCTAAGTAACATGAGAGCAAAGGTTCATTCCCCCTGTACAGAAATGTAAATATTCTAGGTATATATGGagcttacagtgcagtcctaagcagagctgcaaacttctaagcccactgatgtcaatgagcttagaaaggtgtcaactctgtttaggattgcactgtcagccaTCCCACTCCAGGACTGGTATGCAACCCCCTGTTTGCATATTACAAAAGACACATCACAGAGGAAGCACATATCACTTCTGCTTCCCCTACTTATTTGCAAAATGTGAACCTGCCAAAAggtatctttttaaaatgttcattttgaTACACTTTATACATTAGTTAGATCTGTTACAAAGGAGCAGCAAGTGAATCTTAACACCTGCATCCGCACCAGAAAGATTTAGGAAGGGAAACATAAGTGAACAtatcgatttatttatttatctcacccttcctgaCAGTAGTTCAGGGTAGCATCTCTCCTccttcttatcctcacaacaagcctgtgagatagattaAGGCGAGAGAGTGCAACTGGCCCAATGTCCCCAAGGAGCTCcatgaacctgggcttcccaacactctaaccactacaccacactacatcTCATCACAAAGCTGCAAAGAAGGCCATAGAATATGCCATAAAACAATAGCACAAGAGTAAAACATTCAGTTGCTTTTTAATCACTATAAACCCTTTCCTCCAACTTGGTTTGTAT
It contains:
- the ALG10 gene encoding dol-P-Glc:Glc(2)Man(9)GlcNAc(2)-PP-Dol alpha-1,2-glucosyltransferase; the protein is MERSEAYFFSAALSCAFLASCLLFSVLNRQQRAPYMDEAFHVPQARAYCEGRFKQWDPMITTLPGLYLVSTGVVKPAAWLFGWSGTIFCSTGMLRFINLLFSVGNFYLLYLLFCRIHQKKAASGFQRVLSTLTLAIFPVLYFFTFLYYTDTGSTFFTLFAYLMCLYGNHRASALLGFCGFMFRQTNIIWTVFCGGSVVADKLSEAWKAELLKNKEQKSLPPKGSFSELIRVFRFLLEYVTSLKNITTLILLTWPYIVMGVVFFAFIFLNGGIVVGDRSSHEACLHFPQIFYFFSFTLFFSFPHLMTPSKIISFLRSVKRYLLQYSILAIISLFLVWKFTYAHKYLLADNRHYPFYIWRKLYQRHELVKYVLVPVYIFAGWSFTDTLTSKNVFWKMVYFVCLLTATVPQKLLEFRYFILPYVMYRLHIPMPSLLKLLLEFAFYLLINAVTFHFFLNKAFQWPNNEEIQRFMW